In Vibrio atlanticus, the following proteins share a genomic window:
- a CDS encoding cystathionine beta-lyase produces the protein MSENKTTKLITAGRDKKWTNGVVNPPVQRASTVVFNTVEEKRKATINRANKTLFYGRRGTTTHFAFQDAMVEVEGGAGCALYPCGTAAISNAILSFVETGDHILMVDTCYEPTRDFCDTIMKKMGVETTYYEPTIGEGIQDLIKPNTKVLFTESPGSVTMEVQDIPTLARIAHEHDIIVMLDNTWAAGVNFSPFDFGVDISIQAATKYIVGHSDVMLGTAVANEKCWDQLREQSYLMGQCVSPDDAYLGLRGIRTLDVRLRQHAESSLKVAKWLETRPEVDHVRHPALESCPGHEFFKRDFTGGNGLFSFVLKNSNTKATTALLDGMTHFSMGYSWGGFESLILANEPSSFNSLRTVANPNFEGTLIRVHIGLEDVDDLIADLEAGLDRYNALV, from the coding sequence ATGTCCGAGAACAAAACCACTAAACTGATCACTGCAGGTCGTGATAAGAAGTGGACTAATGGTGTCGTTAACCCACCAGTACAACGCGCTTCAACTGTCGTGTTCAACACAGTAGAAGAGAAACGCAAAGCGACCATTAACCGCGCTAACAAGACACTTTTCTACGGACGCCGTGGCACCACGACTCATTTCGCATTTCAAGATGCAATGGTTGAAGTTGAAGGTGGTGCAGGTTGCGCACTTTACCCTTGTGGTACGGCAGCCATCTCTAATGCCATCCTCTCTTTTGTTGAAACAGGTGACCATATTCTGATGGTCGATACCTGTTATGAACCCACTCGTGATTTCTGTGACACCATAATGAAAAAGATGGGTGTAGAGACCACTTACTACGAGCCAACGATCGGTGAAGGTATCCAAGACCTTATTAAGCCAAATACTAAGGTTCTATTTACTGAATCTCCGGGTTCAGTCACCATGGAAGTTCAAGACATCCCAACACTCGCACGTATTGCCCATGAACATGACATCATTGTAATGCTCGATAACACGTGGGCGGCTGGTGTTAACTTCTCACCGTTCGATTTTGGCGTCGACATCTCAATTCAAGCGGCGACTAAATACATTGTTGGTCACTCTGATGTGATGCTAGGAACGGCGGTAGCCAACGAAAAATGTTGGGATCAACTGAGAGAGCAGAGTTACTTGATGGGACAGTGCGTATCTCCAGATGACGCTTATCTTGGTCTTCGCGGTATTCGCACTCTTGACGTTCGACTTCGCCAACATGCTGAAAGCAGCCTAAAAGTAGCAAAGTGGTTAGAAACACGCCCTGAGGTTGACCATGTTCGTCACCCTGCCCTTGAGTCTTGTCCCGGTCATGAATTCTTCAAACGAGACTTCACTGGCGGTAATGGTTTGTTCTCTTTCGTTCTTAAGAACTCAAACACAAAAGCAACGACTGCTCTGCTTGATGGTATGACGCACTTTAGTATGGGTTACTCATGGGGTGGATTTGAAAGTTTGATTCTAGCGAACGAACCGAGCAGCTTTAATAGCTTGAGAACGGTAGCGAACCCTAACTTCGAAGGAACCTTGATACGCGTTCATATCGGCTTAGAAGACGTCGATGACCTGATTGCGGATCTAGAAGCTGGACTAGATCGTTACAACGCTCTGGTTTAA
- a CDS encoding winged helix-turn-helix domain-containing protein: MNQQNYQICDANYDPLLRQFMREDGHVETIAPLEGKVFLFLLENTGECIERGLIFDRCWGDVIVSEQALTNVISKLRKTLNRVTCGCATIRTVSKMGYSLEIEESSQPQNTEPKATVPEADLVSESPQTIGLSQAELNPSSITTNQTQTSGESPEKKPQDEQAHVMPASVTQSVEGDMEMPLSTVSPRGSVNAVPPSFKLFVHRHLACVGYFLAFTCVLISLFNIFQAYYQPLPYFVDKNEYHDSFVDETNHYFFHIVRNEAYSLPAITERLIQVIPSHCNVDVFVRIYPSVNQPENDALYMLIERKDGEALNYLSSIFEVESSFDSFVNYMAQRSYFCE, translated from the coding sequence GTGAATCAACAAAACTACCAAATATGTGATGCTAACTATGATCCCTTGCTTAGGCAGTTTATGCGTGAGGATGGCCACGTAGAAACTATCGCGCCGCTAGAAGGTAAAGTGTTCCTATTCTTGCTTGAAAATACAGGCGAATGCATTGAGCGAGGCCTGATCTTTGATAGATGTTGGGGGGATGTGATTGTCTCTGAGCAAGCGTTGACCAACGTGATATCTAAGCTTAGAAAAACACTGAACAGAGTGACTTGTGGTTGCGCCACGATTCGTACCGTCAGTAAAATGGGGTATTCTCTGGAGATAGAGGAATCATCTCAACCTCAAAATACAGAGCCTAAAGCGACAGTCCCTGAGGCGGATTTAGTATCAGAGTCTCCTCAAACGATAGGATTATCGCAAGCCGAACTTAACCCATCATCAATAACGACAAATCAAACACAAACCTCAGGAGAGTCACCTGAGAAAAAGCCGCAAGATGAGCAGGCTCATGTTATGCCTGCATCAGTAACACAAAGCGTTGAAGGCGACATGGAAATGCCATTGTCCACAGTTAGCCCGAGAGGTTCAGTCAACGCGGTACCACCTAGCTTTAAGCTTTTTGTTCATCGTCATTTAGCCTGCGTGGGCTACTTTTTAGCCTTTACCTGTGTGTTGATCTCTTTGTTTAATATATTTCAGGCTTACTATCAGCCATTGCCATACTTTGTTGATAAAAATGAGTATCACGACAGCTTCGTAGATGAAACTAATCACTACTTTTTCCATATTGTTCGCAATGAAGCCTACTCGTTGCCTGCGATCACTGAGAGACTGATACAAGTTATACCTAGCCACTGTAATGTTGATGTTTTTGTTCGCATTTATCCATCTGTCAACCAACCTGAAAATGATGCTTTGTATATGCTAATTGAGAGAAAGGATGGCGAAGCTCTTAATTACTTGTCATCTATTTTTGAAGTTGAGTCATCTTTTGATTCGTTTGTGAATTACATGGCTCAAAGGAGTTACTTTTGCGAATAA
- a CDS encoding DNA-3-methyladenine glycosylase I, with amino-acid sequence METNTEGRTCAWALKHELEREYHDAEWGVPVYDDQVLFEFITLEGAQAGLSWITILKKREGYRAAFDNYDLNKLAELNEDNVPHVIENFDVVKHKGKIASVYNNARATLELQKEFGSLSNALWQFVDNKVIENHWIEMTQVPASTEQSKAMSKFLKKRGFKFVGETICYALMQATGMVNDHLEGCPHK; translated from the coding sequence ATGGAAACAAACACTGAAGGTAGAACGTGTGCATGGGCACTGAAGCACGAACTGGAAAGGGAGTACCACGACGCAGAGTGGGGCGTACCGGTTTATGATGACCAAGTTTTGTTTGAGTTCATTACCTTAGAAGGGGCACAAGCAGGCCTTAGCTGGATTACGATCCTTAAAAAGCGCGAAGGCTATCGTGCTGCCTTTGATAATTACGATCTAAACAAGTTAGCCGAATTGAATGAAGACAATGTGCCACACGTCATAGAGAACTTTGATGTGGTTAAGCATAAAGGCAAGATTGCCTCTGTGTATAACAACGCTCGAGCAACGCTTGAACTGCAGAAAGAGTTTGGTTCTCTTTCAAACGCCTTATGGCAATTTGTCGATAACAAGGTGATCGAAAACCACTGGATTGAGATGACTCAAGTTCCCGCTTCTACCGAGCAATCCAAAGCGATGAGTAAGTTTTTGAAGAAGAGAGGCTTTAAGTTTGTTGGGGAAACAATCTGTTACGCGTTAATGCAAGCGACAGGTATGGTTAATGACCATTTAGAAGGTTGCCCACATAAATAA
- a CDS encoding efflux RND transporter permease subunit: protein MSEVNNKPQSDDQQGDEQITGVAAYFIRNKVISWMLSLIFLIGGVSAFFGLGRLEDPAFTIKDAMVVTSYPGATPQQVEEEVTYPLEKAIQQLTYVDEVNSISSRGLSQVTVTMKNNYGPDDLPQIWDELRRKVNDLKGQLPPGVNAPQVIDDFGDVYGILLAVTGDGYSYKELLDYIDYLRRELELVDGVSKVSVSGQQQEQVFIEISMKRISSLGLSPNTVFNLLSTQNIVSSAGAVRIGDEYIRIHPTGEFQNVEQLGDLILTEGGAQGLIYLKDVANVTRGYVEVPTNIIGYNGKLALNLGVSFAQGVNVVAVGEAFDRRLAELKYQQPVGIDISEVYNQPKEVDKSVSGFVVSLGQAVAIVIVVLLFFMGLRSGLLIGLILLLTVFGTFIFMQYFKIDLQRISLGALVIALGMLVDNAIVVVEGILIGTQKGRTRMQAATDIVTQTKWPLLGATVIAVTAFAPIGLSEDSTGEYCGTLFTVLLISLMLSWFTAISLTPFFADMFFKGQKVDPDSEGKDPYNGMVFVIYKNFLEFCMKRAWLTMFVLIIGLGASVYGFGFVKQAFFPSSTTPMFQVDVWMPEGTDIRATNTKLKVLEGWLAEQDEVEHITTTAGKGLQRFMLTYAPEKSYSAYGEITVRVKSYEVLEGLMLRFREHVNGQFPEINYKLKQIELGPGGGAKIEARIVGSDPTVLRSIAAQVMDIMRADNGSFNVRHDWRERTKVLEPQFNESQARRYGITKSDVDDFLAMSFSGKSIGVYRDGTTLMPIVARLPEDERIDIRNIEGMKIWSPALSEYIPLQQVTLGYELEWEDPLIIRKNRKRMLTVMADPDLLGEETASTLQKRLQPQIEAIEMPPGYSLEWGGEYESSADAQASLFTTMPLGYLFMFLITVFLFNSVKEPLIVWLTVPLALIGVTTGLLALNTPFGFMALLGFLSLSGMLLKNGIVLLDQIEIEMKSGKDPYIAVVDAALSRVRPVCMAAITTILGMIPLLPDIFFKPMAVTIMFGLGFATVLTLIVVPVLYRLFHKIEVS from the coding sequence ATGAGTGAAGTCAATAACAAGCCCCAAAGTGACGATCAACAGGGTGATGAGCAAATCACTGGAGTGGCGGCTTATTTTATACGAAATAAGGTCATTAGCTGGATGCTATCACTGATCTTTCTTATTGGTGGTGTGTCTGCATTCTTTGGTTTGGGCCGTTTAGAAGATCCTGCCTTTACCATCAAAGATGCCATGGTAGTAACCTCTTATCCGGGAGCGACGCCTCAGCAAGTGGAAGAGGAAGTGACTTACCCATTAGAGAAAGCGATTCAACAGCTTACCTATGTTGATGAAGTTAACTCTATCTCTAGTCGTGGCCTGTCTCAGGTTACGGTAACGATGAAGAATAATTACGGGCCTGATGATCTTCCACAAATTTGGGATGAACTTCGTCGAAAAGTGAATGATTTGAAAGGTCAACTGCCACCTGGGGTAAATGCCCCTCAAGTCATAGACGACTTTGGTGATGTTTACGGTATTTTGCTTGCTGTTACTGGCGATGGCTACAGTTATAAAGAACTATTGGATTACATTGACTATTTAAGGCGAGAGCTAGAACTTGTTGATGGGGTCAGTAAAGTCTCGGTATCCGGCCAACAGCAAGAGCAAGTGTTCATTGAGATATCGATGAAACGGATCAGCTCTCTGGGTTTGTCTCCAAATACTGTATTTAACCTTTTATCCACTCAGAATATTGTTTCAAGTGCAGGTGCTGTCAGGATTGGTGATGAGTACATTCGAATCCATCCAACCGGAGAGTTCCAGAATGTTGAACAGCTCGGTGATTTGATTCTTACGGAAGGTGGTGCTCAAGGGCTTATCTATCTAAAAGATGTGGCGAATGTAACTCGTGGTTATGTTGAAGTGCCTACTAACATCATTGGCTATAACGGGAAGCTCGCACTTAACCTTGGTGTTTCTTTTGCACAAGGCGTGAACGTGGTCGCAGTGGGTGAAGCCTTTGACCGAAGGCTCGCCGAGCTGAAATACCAACAGCCCGTAGGTATTGACATATCTGAGGTTTATAACCAACCCAAAGAAGTTGATAAGTCGGTAAGCGGGTTCGTGGTGAGTTTAGGGCAGGCAGTTGCGATCGTAATCGTAGTGTTACTGTTCTTTATGGGGCTACGCTCTGGCCTGTTGATTGGTTTGATACTGCTGTTGACCGTATTCGGTACCTTCATTTTCATGCAGTACTTCAAGATCGACCTTCAACGTATTTCATTGGGCGCGTTGGTTATCGCTCTGGGGATGCTGGTGGATAATGCCATTGTGGTGGTGGAAGGGATATTGATCGGCACGCAGAAGGGGCGAACCCGAATGCAGGCCGCTACAGATATTGTGACCCAAACCAAATGGCCACTGCTTGGTGCAACGGTTATTGCGGTCACCGCTTTTGCCCCAATCGGTTTGTCTGAAGACTCAACGGGCGAATATTGTGGCACCTTGTTCACGGTTCTACTTATCTCCTTGATGCTGAGTTGGTTTACGGCCATCTCACTCACGCCATTCTTTGCCGATATGTTCTTCAAAGGCCAGAAAGTCGATCCAGATAGTGAAGGTAAAGACCCATACAACGGGATGGTTTTTGTTATCTATAAAAACTTCCTTGAGTTCTGTATGAAGCGTGCGTGGCTCACGATGTTCGTTCTGATTATTGGTTTGGGTGCGAGTGTTTACGGCTTTGGTTTTGTAAAACAAGCCTTCTTCCCATCTTCGACTACGCCAATGTTCCAAGTGGATGTTTGGATGCCGGAAGGTACCGATATTCGTGCGACCAACACTAAGCTTAAAGTGCTTGAAGGTTGGTTAGCAGAGCAGGACGAAGTTGAGCACATCACGACAACGGCAGGTAAAGGCCTACAACGTTTCATGCTGACTTATGCGCCAGAGAAAAGTTATAGCGCATACGGTGAGATAACGGTTCGTGTGAAGAGTTATGAAGTACTTGAAGGTTTGATGTTGCGCTTTCGTGAGCATGTAAACGGCCAGTTCCCTGAAATTAATTACAAACTTAAGCAGATCGAATTAGGTCCTGGTGGCGGTGCTAAAATTGAAGCGCGAATTGTGGGTTCTGATCCAACGGTTTTACGTTCAATCGCAGCTCAAGTTATGGACATCATGCGTGCTGACAATGGGTCGTTTAACGTTCGTCACGATTGGCGTGAAAGAACTAAGGTACTGGAACCTCAGTTCAACGAAAGCCAAGCGCGTCGTTATGGTATTACCAAATCTGACGTTGATGATTTCCTAGCGATGTCTTTCTCTGGTAAGTCGATTGGTGTGTATCGTGATGGTACTACGCTGATGCCTATTGTGGCTCGTTTACCTGAAGATGAGCGAATTGATATTCGCAACATCGAAGGTATGAAGATTTGGAGCCCGGCATTAAGTGAATACATCCCACTACAACAAGTAACACTAGGCTACGAATTGGAATGGGAAGATCCACTGATCATCCGTAAGAACCGTAAGCGTATGCTGACGGTAATGGCGGATCCTGACCTACTGGGTGAAGAGACAGCATCAACTTTACAGAAACGCTTACAGCCACAAATAGAAGCGATTGAGATGCCACCGGGTTATTCATTGGAATGGGGTGGTGAATACGAGTCGTCAGCTGACGCTCAAGCGTCACTGTTCACAACTATGCCGTTAGGCTACTTGTTCATGTTCTTAATCACGGTGTTCTTGTTTAATTCGGTGAAAGAGCCTCTGATTGTTTGGTTAACGGTACCACTCGCCTTGATAGGGGTAACGACAGGCTTGCTAGCCTTGAATACACCGTTCGGTTTTATGGCGCTTCTGGGCTTCTTGAGTTTGTCTGGAATGCTTCTGAAGAACGGTATCGTATTGCTTGATCAAATTGAGATTGAGATGAAGTCAGGTAAAGACCCATATATAGCGGTTGTTGATGCGGCATTGAGTCGTGTACGTCCTGTATGTATGGCGGCTATCACAACGATTCTCGGTATGATTCCATTGTTACCGGATATCTTCTTCAAGCCAATGGCGGTAACCATCATGTTTGGTTTAGGCTTCGCCACCGTACTGACGCTAATCGTGGTACCTGTGCTGTATCGTCTATTCCATAAAATTGAAGTCTCGTAA
- a CDS encoding sodium-dependent transporter → MATSNTTTTPRDTWGSKLGFVMAAAGSAVGLGNIWKFPYTAGESGGGAFVAIYLFFVIFIGFSVMLTEFAIGRHTQKSAVGAFKSTDRRWTFAGVIGVVSGLLIMGFYPVVGGWSIAYIGKIAGGLLDAPEAIGDSFGGFISNPVQPLMWMGLYLLLNVVIVMKGISGGIEKAGKILMPLLFIILIVVSIKGLMLPGAMAGLEFLFSPDFSKVDSGVILAALGQAFFSLSLGMGCMLTYGSYLKKKENLVQTTAMVTAMDTGVAILAGVAMFPAMFAFGMEPAAGPGLVFVVVPQLFAEMGGVVGLLFALMFFVGLSVAALTSSVSLLEVVVSYLIDEKGMKRVTAVLSASVVMAILCIFASLSLGGFGPTLFGTGAFDIFDLLTDKIFLAVGGMLVCIFAGWRLNRADLEKEITNDGEVSFPLFGLWYTLVKYIIPVAIAIVAFMGISSGFDSGKGAIMLLGIGIIAGSALISKKL, encoded by the coding sequence GTGGCTACTAGTAATACAACCACTACACCCCGCGATACCTGGGGTTCGAAATTAGGATTCGTAATGGCTGCAGCAGGTTCTGCTGTTGGCTTAGGTAACATCTGGAAATTCCCATACACAGCAGGTGAAAGTGGCGGCGGTGCATTCGTTGCAATTTATCTGTTTTTTGTAATCTTCATCGGTTTCAGTGTGATGCTGACTGAATTTGCGATTGGCCGTCATACGCAAAAATCAGCAGTGGGTGCATTTAAATCAACTGACCGTCGCTGGACGTTCGCTGGTGTTATTGGCGTAGTCAGTGGTTTACTTATCATGGGTTTCTACCCTGTAGTAGGTGGCTGGTCTATCGCATACATCGGTAAAATTGCTGGTGGTCTACTAGATGCACCTGAAGCAATTGGCGACAGCTTTGGTGGCTTTATCTCAAACCCAGTTCAGCCACTAATGTGGATGGGCCTATACTTACTACTTAACGTTGTCATCGTTATGAAGGGTATTTCTGGCGGTATTGAGAAAGCGGGTAAGATTCTGATGCCGCTTCTTTTCATCATCCTTATCGTGGTATCAATCAAAGGCCTAATGCTTCCGGGCGCGATGGCTGGTCTTGAATTCCTATTCAGCCCTGACTTCTCTAAAGTAGACAGCGGTGTAATCCTAGCTGCACTGGGTCAAGCATTCTTCTCACTATCTCTTGGTATGGGTTGTATGTTGACTTACGGTTCTTACCTTAAGAAGAAAGAGAACCTAGTTCAAACTACAGCTATGGTTACGGCGATGGATACAGGCGTTGCTATCCTAGCTGGTGTTGCAATGTTCCCTGCAATGTTCGCATTCGGTATGGAACCTGCAGCAGGTCCTGGTCTAGTATTCGTTGTTGTTCCTCAGCTATTCGCTGAAATGGGCGGCGTAGTTGGTCTTCTATTTGCTCTTATGTTCTTCGTTGGTCTAAGTGTTGCGGCACTGACTTCTTCAGTATCTCTACTTGAAGTTGTTGTTTCGTACCTAATCGATGAGAAAGGCATGAAGCGTGTAACAGCTGTACTGTCTGCAAGTGTCGTAATGGCGATTCTATGTATCTTCGCTTCTCTATCTCTTGGTGGCTTTGGTCCAACACTGTTTGGTACTGGTGCATTCGATATCTTCGACCTACTAACGGATAAGATCTTCCTAGCAGTTGGCGGTATGTTGGTATGTATCTTCGCTGGTTGGAGACTAAACCGTGCTGACCTAGAGAAAGAAATCACTAACGACGGTGAAGTATCTTTCCCTCTATTCGGTCTATGGTACACACTCGTTAAGTACATCATCCCAGTAGCTATCGCTATCGTAGCGTTCATGGGCATCTCTTCTGGCTTCGACAGCGGTAAAGGTGCAATCATGCTACTAGGTATTGGTATCATTGCCGGCTCTGCGCTTATTTCTAAGAAGCTATAA
- a CDS encoding IS4 family transposase: MTYIEPTLWAQKQFGQAHLNDPRRTQRLVALAASLAEQPGVPVSKLIISPAEMEGAYRFIRNEQIKAEDIAEAGFYVTAQEALEQQTLLALEDTTSLSYSHRSIRDELGHSNQGNRHRAMFVHSTLLFAPDTQSVIGLIEQQRWTRDIEKRGQRHQHATRPYKEKESYKWEQASRHVAERLGDKISDVISVCDREADLFEYLTYKREQQQRFLVRSMQSRCIEEHDNRLYSYASTLLSAGEKVLEIPQKGGRKARKAHLDIKYAPVTLKSPANKKEFDNIPLYYVGCIEQGESGNKLAWHLLTSEPITSKEEALKIVSYYERRWLIEDFHKVWKSEGTEVEQLRMQSKDNLERLSVVLAFIATRLLQLRFMNESDELSKTSCEQVLKGKAWKLMWLKLESKKLPKEAPNISWAYNGIARLGGWKNTKRTGRASIKALWQGWLRLQTILEGYELAKSLD; this comes from the coding sequence ATGACCTATATAGAGCCAACCCTTTGGGCACAAAAACAGTTCGGTCAAGCCCACCTTAATGACCCTAGACGCACTCAAAGACTCGTTGCTCTCGCAGCCTCACTGGCCGAGCAACCTGGCGTACCCGTCTCGAAACTCATTATCTCCCCTGCTGAAATGGAAGGGGCTTATCGCTTCATCCGTAATGAGCAAATCAAAGCAGAAGATATCGCAGAGGCGGGTTTTTATGTCACTGCACAAGAAGCATTAGAGCAACAGACACTTCTTGCCTTAGAAGACACCACTTCTCTCAGTTACTCCCATCGCAGCATTCGAGATGAACTCGGGCACTCCAATCAAGGCAATCGACATCGCGCCATGTTCGTACACTCAACCTTACTTTTTGCTCCCGACACTCAATCTGTTATTGGTTTAATTGAACAACAGCGCTGGACTCGTGATATAGAAAAGCGAGGTCAAAGGCACCAGCATGCGACTCGACCATACAAAGAGAAAGAAAGTTATAAGTGGGAACAAGCCTCTCGCCATGTCGCTGAGCGACTTGGCGATAAAATTTCGGATGTCATTTCTGTGTGCGATAGAGAAGCCGACCTATTTGAATACCTCACTTACAAGCGAGAGCAACAACAAAGGTTCCTCGTTCGCTCAATGCAAAGCCGCTGTATTGAAGAGCATGATAATCGTCTTTATAGCTATGCCTCTACCCTGTTATCAGCCGGAGAGAAAGTGCTCGAAATACCGCAAAAAGGCGGTCGTAAAGCTCGCAAGGCTCATTTAGATATCAAATATGCCCCCGTGACACTCAAGTCTCCTGCTAACAAGAAAGAGTTCGATAACATTCCGCTTTACTACGTGGGATGTATAGAACAAGGAGAGAGTGGTAATAAGCTCGCATGGCACTTACTGACTTCAGAGCCGATAACGAGCAAGGAAGAGGCACTCAAAATCGTCAGTTATTATGAGCGGCGCTGGCTAATAGAAGATTTTCATAAAGTCTGGAAAAGTGAAGGGACTGAAGTTGAGCAACTGAGAATGCAAAGTAAGGATAACTTAGAAAGGCTCAGCGTCGTTTTGGCTTTTATCGCGACTCGGTTACTCCAATTGAGGTTTATGAATGAATCAGACGAGTTATCTAAGACCAGTTGTGAGCAGGTATTAAAAGGCAAAGCGTGGAAGTTAATGTGGCTCAAGTTGGAGAGCAAAAAACTACCGAAAGAAGCGCCTAATATATCATGGGCTTACAACGGTATTGCTCGGTTAGGTGGCTGGAAGAATACCAAGCGAACAGGTCGCGCTTCTATAAAGGCGTTATGGCAAGGATGGCTTAGGTTACAAACCATCCTTGAAGGGTATGAACTCGCTAAGTCTCTTGATTAA
- the cls gene encoding cardiolipin synthase encodes MEKLYHFLTLASVALYWVLVAGVTFRVVLKRRSVSVSLAWLMVIYIIPIVGVACYFLFGELNLGRKRAERAHRMFTPFGDWFRQLNDCQVHLPGKVGSPIHKIDELCNNRMGIPALSGNTLSLQASPNEILHAIIEDIENAQTSIKMVFYIWHPGGLTDSVASALIRAAKRGVDVKVLLDSAGSPRFFKSHWRSMMKDAGVHVVQALEVSPWRIFLRRLDLRQHRKIIVIDESIAYTGSMNMVDPAHFKQSSGVGQWIDVMVRVTGPTVNVLSAIHGWDWEVETGERILPDLPECPVEEIMTHHPVQVVPSGPGMPEYLILQVLTIAINQANHSVRITTPYFVPSADLLETLKMTAQRGVSVELIIPHNNDSLMVKWASRAFYTELLEAGVKIYEFYGGLLHTKSVVIDEEFCLIGTVNIDMRSLWLNFEVTLAVDDVHFTKQLFDLQQSYIESSHPVELEQWEQRNLRNRFFERLFYLFNPLL; translated from the coding sequence GTGGAAAAGCTCTACCATTTTTTAACTTTAGCTTCTGTCGCTTTATACTGGGTCCTTGTCGCCGGTGTGACTTTTCGTGTCGTACTAAAACGACGCTCTGTCAGCGTTTCTCTCGCATGGTTGATGGTTATCTACATTATCCCTATTGTTGGCGTCGCTTGTTACTTCCTTTTCGGAGAGCTAAATCTCGGTAGAAAGAGGGCTGAGCGTGCACATCGCATGTTTACGCCTTTTGGTGATTGGTTCCGCCAATTAAATGATTGCCAAGTCCACCTTCCAGGTAAAGTCGGCTCTCCTATCCACAAAATTGATGAGCTTTGTAACAATCGGATGGGCATTCCAGCTCTCAGCGGAAACACACTTTCACTGCAAGCTTCTCCTAATGAAATCCTACACGCAATTATCGAAGATATAGAAAACGCCCAGACTAGTATCAAAATGGTTTTCTATATTTGGCACCCCGGCGGCTTAACTGATTCCGTTGCTTCCGCACTTATTCGAGCTGCAAAACGTGGTGTCGATGTTAAAGTTTTACTCGATTCTGCAGGTAGCCCGCGTTTTTTCAAAAGTCACTGGCGTTCAATGATGAAAGACGCTGGCGTTCACGTTGTCCAAGCATTAGAGGTTAGTCCTTGGCGTATTTTCTTACGCCGTTTAGATCTAAGGCAGCACCGGAAGATCATCGTGATTGATGAGTCCATCGCCTATACCGGGTCAATGAATATGGTAGATCCAGCTCATTTCAAACAGAGCTCAGGGGTCGGCCAATGGATTGATGTCATGGTTCGCGTCACTGGGCCAACCGTTAACGTGTTGTCAGCAATTCATGGTTGGGATTGGGAAGTGGAAACCGGTGAACGCATTCTTCCTGATTTACCAGAGTGCCCGGTTGAAGAAATAATGACGCATCATCCAGTTCAAGTAGTGCCATCTGGGCCGGGCATGCCGGAGTATTTGATTCTGCAAGTTCTTACTATTGCGATTAATCAAGCAAACCATTCAGTTCGTATTACAACACCCTACTTTGTACCGAGTGCCGACTTATTAGAAACACTCAAAATGACGGCACAACGTGGTGTCAGCGTAGAATTAATCATTCCACATAACAACGATTCATTAATGGTTAAATGGGCTTCTCGCGCCTTCTATACCGAACTGCTTGAAGCCGGAGTGAAGATATATGAGTTTTACGGCGGGCTTCTTCACACCAAATCGGTAGTGATTGATGAAGAGTTTTGCTTAATCGGAACGGTCAATATCGACATGCGCAGCCTATGGCTTAACTTCGAAGTAACGCTAGCCGTTGATGATGTGCACTTCACCAAGCAACTGTTTGATTTGCAGCAATCCTATATTGAATCATCTCATCCAGTGGAATTGGAGCAATGGGAGCAGAGAAACCTACGCAACCGCTTCTTCGAAAGGTTGTTTTACTTATTCAACCCGCTGCTTTAA